One region of Oxalobacteraceae bacterium OTU3CAMAD1 genomic DNA includes:
- a CDS encoding TlpA family protein disulfide reductase translates to MKIKAISILLAAALSASSAFALEKGAPAPQFDLQGMDGAVQLAKLTGKVVYVDFWASWCGPCRQSFPWMNEMQAKYGPRGFQIVGINVDAKSEDAKTFLATTPAKFTIAFDPKGATPRQYGIKGMPSSVLIGPDGKVLLEHSGFRDADRAELEAKIQSALGAAK, encoded by the coding sequence ATGAAAATCAAAGCGATATCGATCTTGTTGGCCGCCGCGCTGAGCGCATCGTCCGCCTTCGCGCTGGAGAAGGGCGCACCCGCGCCGCAGTTCGACCTGCAGGGCATGGACGGCGCCGTCCAGCTGGCGAAGTTGACCGGCAAGGTGGTCTACGTGGACTTCTGGGCCTCGTGGTGCGGCCCGTGCCGTCAGTCCTTCCCGTGGATGAACGAGATGCAGGCCAAGTACGGCCCGCGCGGATTCCAGATCGTCGGCATCAACGTCGACGCCAAGAGCGAGGACGCCAAGACCTTCCTGGCGACGACGCCGGCCAAGTTCACCATCGCCTTCGACCCGAAGGGCGCCACCCCGCGCCAGTACGGCATCAAGGGCATGCCGAGCAGCGTGTTGATCGGGCCTGACGGCAAGGTCCTGCTGGAGCATTCGGGCTTCCGCGACGCCGACCGCGCCGAGCTGGAAGCGAAGATTCAATCCGCACTGGGAGCCGCCAAATGA
- a CDS encoding DUF4266 domain-containing protein yields MKTLIALALAASLSGCASFGNVQPWEKGTLAKPEMTFNDGGLFSRYDDHIYTSRESSSGGAGVGGGGCGCN; encoded by the coding sequence ATGAAAACCCTGATCGCCCTGGCGCTGGCCGCCAGCCTGTCCGGCTGCGCCTCGTTCGGCAATGTCCAGCCGTGGGAAAAAGGCACGCTGGCCAAGCCGGAGATGACTTTCAACGACGGCGGTTTGTTCAGCCGTTACGACGACCACATCTACACCAGCCGCGAGTCCTCGTCGGGCGGCGCCGGTGTGGGCGGTGGCGGCTGCGGTTGCAACTGA